In Haloarchaeobius salinus, the sequence TGGTCGCCAGTCGTATTGTCCTCGGGCTCGATTCCCGTCTCACGAAGCTCCTCCTCGCTCGGTTCGTGCCCCGCTTCTCCCCGGTGAAGGGCGACGGCCTCGTCGAGGTTGTCGAGTGCCTCGCCCCGGGACTCGCCCTGCGTCGTCACGCCAGTCTCGACGTCCTTGGCGATCCACCAGCCGTCCTCGCGCCACAGACGAATCTCGTCGTCGTGAGCGTCGCCGTCCCGCGTCGAACTGGCCATCACCGGAAGTTTGGCCGTTTTGTGGGATAAACGTTCGGCCGAGTTCGGAGTCGACGGCCTACACCGTCACCGGATACGTCAGCGAGAACTCCCAAGTGAACTCGACGAGGTCATCGTCGGGTATCTGAAACTCGCTCTCGAAGGTGTACTCGCCCGCAGGGACACAGCCACGGGGGCTGTTGACGAGCACGGAATAGGTGTTGGTGAACGTCTCGGCCTTGCCCAGTGTTATCTGGAACGCGTTGTTCGGCGGGCTGGACGGAACATCGATCCGGTTCCAGCACTCGCCATCCCGCGAGTCCGGGACTACGTTGGCCTCGCGGTCGCCGTCCTCGTCGTTGATGAACGAATTGTGGATGTCGTGTGGATGCAGGAGCAGTCCCTCGGATTCTGGCCCGCCACCCACGAACGGTGCCGACAGCGGCGCGGAGCCGATGAAGTTCAGGTCCCGGGGTCGTCCCTCGTTCGTGACGCCGATCTCTATCTCCGCCGGGTGCTCCGCAGTCGCCTCGCTCAGTTTCTCGACGTGGAAGGAGATGTTCGCGTCGGCGATGGAGTCCGGTGGTTCGACGGTGGTTGTCGGTTCTGCGGTCGGTGTCGCGGTCGGCGCTGCCGTCGTCTCGGTGGGCGTTGTGGTCGTGGCGCTCGTCGTCTCGGCTTCTGTCTCCGAACCATCCAGTGCGGAACATCCCGGGAGAGCGACCAGTCCGAGACTGGCGAGGAGGCGGCGGCGGTCCATACAAGCGGTTCTCACCGATAGGATAACTGTCTTGTCCCGAGAACGAAACCGCGACCGTTACCGCTCGGTCTCGACGCCCTCGTCGTCGTCCTCGGGCTCTAAGTTCCGGAAGCCGTCGAGGATGACCTGTTTCGCGGTCGCGCCGCGGGTCGTCCAGTGGTGGGCGTAGTCGAGCATGTCGCCGTAGATGTCGGGCTTGCAGCCGGCGGCCTTGGGGTGGCCGCCGCCGTTGACTTGCGCGGCGACCTCGTGGCAGCGCTCGAACTCGTCGGTGCCTCGGATTGAGGCGGAGCCGGCGGGCTTCACGACGACGCTCGCGTCCGCGCCCTGCTCGCGAAACGCCTCGGCGACCTCGTTCTGGGAGCAGCGGCCGTAGGTGACGCCGACGGTCCAGCCGTTGACCTCACGGATCTCGCCGCGGTCGACGGCCTTCTCGATGAGCGCCTCCTTCTCGACGCGGCGCTCGGCGAGCAGCTTCTCGGCCTCGGGCGGGAGGTCCGCGCCCCCCTTGGCGACGATGTCGACGTACTCGTCGGGTTCGAGCCAGTACGCGAGGTCCGCGAGGTCTCCGCTGCGCTCGTCCTCGCGCAGCCAGAGGTCGTGGTCGCGGGTGACCGCGGCGAGGTCGACGAACTTGTCGTCGAACTCGTAGTCGAGCGAGCGCACGGCCACGTCGGCGGTGCACTCCTCCTCGCCGTCGCCGACGACGAGGTCGACGCCCGCGTCGCGGACGGCCTGTTCGACCTCGGGGTCCCACTGGTGGTGGTCGAACCAGCGCACGCTGTCGGCGGTCTCGAGCAGCATGTCGAGCTCCGCCTCGACGTACTCGAACCTGTCCGGGCAGAGGTCGCAGACGAACACGTCGAGTCCGGGCTCGCCGAACTCGGCGACGAGTTCCATGCCCTCCTCCAGGTCGTGCGGACTGGCCGGGATCAGTCCGGCCTCGCCGAAGGCCTCCCGGAGCAGCGCGACGCAGGCCAGTCCGTCGGCATCGGGGTCGGCCACCACGGCCACCGATTTCCCCTCCAGTGCGGACATCGCCTCGCGCTCGCGTCGCTCGTCGTCGACCTCGTCGGGGACGAAGAAGCCGGTGCCCGGCAGGACCGACTTGCGGGCCAGCGGCATGTCCTCGTCAGCGATGAGTTCCTCGTTCATACCCCGGAAGAGTGGGGGGAGCGGGAA encodes:
- a CDS encoding type II toxin-antitoxin system HicB family antitoxin encodes the protein MASSTRDGDAHDDEIRLWREDGWWIAKDVETGVTTQGESRGEALDNLDEAVALHRGEAGHEPSEEELRETGIEPEDNTTGDQEPPDVLE
- a CDS encoding DHH family phosphoesterase gives rise to the protein MNEELIADEDMPLARKSVLPGTGFFVPDEVDDERREREAMSALEGKSVAVVADPDADGLACVALLREAFGEAGLIPASPHDLEEGMELVAEFGEPGLDVFVCDLCPDRFEYVEAELDMLLETADSVRWFDHHQWDPEVEQAVRDAGVDLVVGDGEEECTADVAVRSLDYEFDDKFVDLAAVTRDHDLWLREDERSGDLADLAYWLEPDEYVDIVAKGGADLPPEAEKLLAERRVEKEALIEKAVDRGEIREVNGWTVGVTYGRCSQNEVAEAFREQGADASVVVKPAGSASIRGTDEFERCHEVAAQVNGGGHPKAAGCKPDIYGDMLDYAHHWTTRGATAKQVILDGFRNLEPEDDDEGVETER